One window of Phycisphaeraceae bacterium genomic DNA carries:
- a CDS encoding metallophosphoesterase, with translation MRNHGDRLSLSRREAIAAIGVGAAGLAGLGAGSRAQAASGAGVGRASGSLRLVHMTDTHVQPERRAYDGLLACIRHASGQSPDLIITGGDLIMDGFEATEQRTREQWDLFLRAWKDAGYAGDVRHTLGNHDIWGWNKKKSQTRGDEARWGKRWALENLGMERAWHAFNKGAWRFVILDSVQPDGDTGYIGRLEDEQFEWLKADLAANRDRPTCVVSHISIVSATPLIDMKDKPREGWKVSGGLMLTDMARVVKLFGENPQVKVALSGHMHRNERLDYRGVSYICDGAVSGNWWKGSHHECNEGYGLLDLNEDGTFGYRYMNYGWKAEA, from the coding sequence ATGCGAAACCACGGCGACCGTCTCTCGCTCTCTCGTCGCGAAGCGATCGCGGCCATCGGTGTCGGAGCCGCGGGACTGGCGGGGCTCGGTGCAGGGTCGCGTGCGCAGGCGGCATCGGGCGCGGGTGTCGGGCGTGCTTCGGGCTCGCTCCGGCTCGTTCACATGACCGACACCCACGTGCAACCCGAGCGGCGCGCGTACGACGGCCTGCTGGCGTGCATCCGGCACGCTTCGGGGCAGAGCCCGGATCTGATCATCACCGGGGGCGACCTGATCATGGATGGGTTCGAGGCGACCGAGCAGCGCACCCGCGAGCAGTGGGATCTCTTTCTCCGCGCGTGGAAGGATGCCGGGTATGCCGGCGACGTGCGCCACACGCTCGGCAACCACGACATCTGGGGCTGGAACAAGAAGAAGAGCCAGACCAGGGGCGATGAGGCCAGGTGGGGAAAGCGCTGGGCACTGGAGAATCTGGGCATGGAGAGAGCGTGGCACGCTTTCAACAAGGGTGCGTGGCGCTTCGTGATCCTCGACAGCGTCCAGCCCGACGGCGACACCGGCTACATCGGGCGTCTTGAGGACGAGCAGTTCGAGTGGCTCAAGGCCGATCTCGCGGCGAACCGCGATCGCCCGACCTGTGTGGTCTCGCACATCTCGATCGTTTCGGCGACGCCGCTGATCGACATGAAAGACAAGCCGCGCGAGGGGTGGAAGGTCTCCGGCGGGCTGATGCTGACGGACATGGCGCGTGTTGTGAAGCTCTTCGGCGAGAACCCGCAGGTGAAGGTCGCGCTGAGCGGGCACATGCACCGCAACGAGCGGCTTGACTATCGGGGCGTCTCTTACATCTGCGACGGGGCCGTCAGCGGCAACTGGTGGAAGGGCTCGCACCACGAGTGCAACGAGGGATACGGGCTTCTGGACCTCAACGAGGACGGCACGTTCGGGTATCGGTATATGAACTACGGATGGAAGGCGGAGGCCTGA
- a CDS encoding putative monovalent cation/H+ antiporter subunit A: MTLLAIVISGFVLAIAAPWVTRATGKSAGWILAALPAAIAGYLISQVSGVASGQTVSVAYQWIPGLGIDLSFMLDGLSLLFALMISGIGALILIYAGGYLAGHPHQGRLFCFLLLFMGSMLGVVLAANVLTLFVFWELTSITSYLLIGFDHRRKEARAAALQALLVTGLGGLAMLAGLLLMGHVAGSYSISEILSRRDVLQSHALAPAITILVLVGCFTKSAQFPFHFWLPGAMEAPTPISAYLHSSTMVKAGIYLMARLTPALGSTELWQWLLTGAGAATMLAGALLAMREAYLKRLLAYSTVSALGIITMGLGIGTEKAISAAIAFILAHALYKGSLFMVAGAIDHETGEKNVDKLSGLRRAMPILSIVALLAAASQAGFPPLAGFVAKEMMLESALHAPIIAVVLTAALTLSAALLVVVAGLVAFKPFFGGERPTPKHAHEPPLSLLLGPGLLAILGVAVALVPGMLADPLIAPAASATLGTESHTHFKIWHGFNLALGLSAIATGVGVLVYATRSRWMPLAGATSGLDRLSPTACYHGVLRFVTAFAESQTRMIQTGRLRDYLIVIFLVTIGVVSYPLLTRVGPPVWNELGTLHWLDVGIAVLILLSAFAAVTAKNRLLAIIALGMAGLGVTMFYVIYAAPDLALTQISIEALSVVLFVLVFRRLPDFRSLSSRAGKLRDVLIACAGGGMMAGLVLMATSYPSATSVSRDLAERSYPEGHGKNVVNVILVDFRAMDTMGEITVLAIAALGVLALLKLRDRIDDEHPTAAPDAGGST, from the coding sequence TTGACGCTCCTGGCGATCGTCATCTCCGGTTTCGTTCTCGCCATTGCCGCGCCGTGGGTCACGCGCGCGACGGGCAAGTCCGCGGGGTGGATACTGGCGGCCCTTCCCGCTGCGATCGCGGGCTACCTCATCTCTCAGGTCTCCGGCGTTGCCTCCGGCCAGACGGTCTCCGTGGCCTACCAGTGGATTCCCGGGCTGGGCATCGACCTTTCGTTCATGCTGGACGGTCTCTCGCTCCTCTTCGCGCTGATGATCAGCGGGATCGGCGCCCTCATCCTTATTTATGCCGGCGGCTATCTCGCCGGGCACCCCCATCAGGGGCGACTCTTCTGCTTCCTCTTGCTCTTCATGGGCTCGATGCTGGGCGTGGTGCTTGCTGCCAACGTGCTGACGCTCTTTGTCTTCTGGGAACTGACGAGCATCACCTCCTACCTCTTGATCGGCTTCGACCATCGGCGGAAGGAGGCCCGTGCCGCGGCATTGCAGGCGCTTCTCGTCACCGGTCTGGGCGGGCTCGCCATGCTTGCAGGCCTGTTGCTGATGGGGCATGTCGCGGGGTCGTACTCAATCTCGGAGATCCTGAGCCGGCGTGATGTCCTGCAATCGCACGCGCTCGCGCCCGCCATCACCATACTAGTTCTTGTCGGTTGCTTCACGAAGTCTGCGCAGTTTCCCTTCCACTTCTGGCTCCCCGGCGCGATGGAAGCGCCGACGCCGATCAGCGCGTACCTGCACTCGTCCACGATGGTCAAGGCCGGGATCTATCTCATGGCCCGGCTCACTCCCGCGCTCGGCTCGACCGAGCTCTGGCAGTGGCTGCTGACGGGCGCGGGAGCCGCCACGATGCTCGCCGGCGCACTCCTGGCGATGCGCGAAGCGTATCTCAAGCGGCTCCTGGCCTATTCGACTGTCTCTGCACTCGGCATCATCACGATGGGGCTGGGGATCGGCACAGAGAAAGCAATTTCCGCGGCGATCGCCTTCATCCTCGCCCACGCGCTCTACAAGGGCTCGCTCTTCATGGTCGCGGGAGCAATCGATCACGAGACCGGCGAGAAGAATGTCGACAAACTCTCGGGCCTGCGCAGGGCGATGCCGATCCTCTCGATCGTCGCGCTCCTCGCCGCGGCCTCACAGGCCGGGTTCCCCCCGCTTGCCGGTTTCGTGGCCAAAGAGATGATGCTCGAGTCCGCCCTGCACGCGCCGATCATCGCCGTGGTGCTGACCGCCGCCCTCACGCTCTCCGCGGCGTTGCTGGTCGTCGTCGCCGGGCTCGTCGCCTTCAAGCCCTTCTTCGGGGGCGAGCGTCCGACGCCCAAGCACGCGCACGAGCCGCCGCTCTCGCTCCTGCTCGGTCCCGGGTTGCTGGCGATCCTCGGCGTTGCGGTCGCGCTCGTGCCGGGCATGCTGGCCGATCCCCTGATCGCGCCCGCCGCATCCGCGACGCTCGGCACCGAATCGCACACGCATTTCAAGATCTGGCACGGCTTCAACCTCGCGCTCGGGCTGAGCGCGATCGCGACCGGCGTCGGCGTCCTGGTGTACGCGACGCGATCTCGCTGGATGCCGCTCGCAGGAGCCACGTCCGGGCTGGACCGCCTCTCACCGACGGCGTGCTACCACGGCGTGCTTCGGTTCGTCACGGCGTTCGCCGAGAGCCAGACGCGCATGATCCAGACGGGGCGCCTGCGCGACTATCTCATCGTCATCTTCCTCGTCACGATCGGTGTCGTCTCGTACCCGCTGCTCACGCGCGTCGGCCCGCCCGTCTGGAACGAGCTCGGCACCCTCCACTGGCTGGACGTCGGGATCGCGGTCCTGATCCTCCTCTCGGCGTTCGCGGCGGTCACCGCGAAGAACCGCCTGCTCGCGATCATCGCGCTGGGCATGGCGGGCCTGGGCGTCACGATGTTCTATGTGATCTACGCCGCACCCGATCTCGCGCTGACGCAGATCTCGATCGAGGCGCTCTCCGTGGTGCTCTTCGTGCTCGTCTTCCGGCGCCTGCCGGACTTCCGCTCGCTCTCGTCTCGCGCAGGAAAGTTGCGAGATGTGCTGATCGCGTGCGCGGGCGGTGGGATGATGGCCGGGCTCGTGCTCATGGCGACGAGCTACCCGTCCGCGACGAGCGTGAGCCGCGACCTGGCCGAGCGGAGCTACCCGGAAGGCCACGGCAAGAACGTGGTCAACGTGATCCTCGTGGACTTCCGCGCGATGGACACAATGGGCGAAATCACGGTGCTTGCGATCGCCGCCCTCGGCGTGCTCGCGCTGCTCAAACTCCGTGACCGGATCGACGACGAGCATCCGACCGCAGCGCCAGACGCGGGAGGGAGCACATGA
- a CDS encoding Na+/H+ antiporter subunit B encodes MNSVILQTATRFLMPLILVFSVVIMLQGHNKPGGGFIGGLLAAAAFSLHALAFNPAETRASLRFDLRSIIAIGLLISLSAGLPALLTGQPLFTGLWHEMMVPGIGVVHLGTPLLFDLGVYIVVIGISVLMVLTLVED; translated from the coding sequence ATGAACTCAGTCATCCTCCAGACCGCAACGCGCTTCCTCATGCCGCTCATCCTGGTCTTCTCCGTTGTCATCATGCTGCAGGGGCACAACAAGCCCGGCGGCGGGTTCATCGGCGGGCTGCTCGCCGCCGCGGCGTTCTCGCTCCACGCGCTCGCCTTCAACCCGGCAGAGACGCGGGCTTCGCTCCGATTCGACCTCCGCAGCATCATCGCGATCGGGCTGCTCATCTCGCTCAGCGCGGGGCTGCCAGCGCTCCTCACGGGCCAACCCCTCTTCACCGGGCTCTGGCACGAGATGATGGTTCCGGGCATCGGCGTCGTCCATCTGGGAACGCCCCTGCTCTTCGATCTGGGCGTCTACATCGTCGTGATCGGGATCAGCGTGCTCATGGTGCTCACCCTTGTCGAGGATTGA
- a CDS encoding Na+/H+ antiporter subunit C: MQILIAIIIGGIFACAIYMILRRSIVKLIMGLALLGHAANLLIFSAGGLAKGHPALVAPGSTAPPEPYADPLPQALILTAIVISFGVLAFMMVLVSRAYNAVGNDDTDEFVNTER, translated from the coding sequence ATGCAGATTCTGATCGCGATCATCATCGGCGGCATCTTCGCGTGCGCGATCTACATGATCCTGCGCCGCAGCATCGTGAAGCTGATCATGGGGCTCGCGCTGCTCGGGCACGCCGCGAATCTCCTCATATTCTCCGCTGGCGGGCTTGCCAAGGGCCACCCCGCGCTCGTCGCGCCCGGCAGCACGGCCCCGCCCGAGCCCTACGCCGATCCGCTGCCCCAGGCCCTGATCCTGACCGCGATCGTGATCAGTTTCGGCGTCCTGGCGTTCATGATGGTTCTGGTCAGTCGCGCGTACAACGCAGTGGGGAACGACGATACCGATGAGTTTGTGAACACCGAACGATGA
- a CDS encoding Na+/H+ antiporter subunit D has translation MSTLAVLPVILPLAAGAISVLLWKSLRVQRVVGVVATLALVIVSLLLFREVHREGIIVVRMGSWPSPLGISFVVDLFGSIMVVLAAITGAATAIYSVRGIDKRRQSFLYFPLLHILLMGVCGAFLTGDIFNLYVWFEVLLMSSFVLLALGNERDQLEGAIKYVTINLMSSALFLTSIGILYGTFGTLDMADLSRKIAATQNTGIVTTLSMLFLIAFGIKAAIFPLFFWLPASYHTPPFAVSAIFAGLLTKVGVYAIIRVFTLLFPIDPGFTRPLMLFLAAMTMLTGVLGAAAQMEFRRVLSFHIISQIGYMLLGLALATPLALAGSVFYIMHHIIVKANLFFIAGLAERIRGTSDLKAIGPVSVYARSPLVAILFFIPAMSLAGIPPLSGFFAKLVLIRAGLEIGEWAIIAVALVVSILTLYSMTKIWAEAFWKGPARREDEAESVTKDAVPPSMLLPVATLAAITVAVGLFAGPIFDIASRAAAQLLDKEGYVRAVLGDDAMQAEGSP, from the coding sequence ATGAGCACACTCGCAGTCCTTCCCGTGATTCTCCCTCTGGCCGCAGGCGCGATCAGCGTGCTGCTCTGGAAGTCGCTCCGCGTGCAGCGTGTGGTCGGCGTGGTCGCGACGCTCGCGCTCGTCATCGTCTCGCTCCTTCTCTTCAGAGAGGTCCATCGCGAAGGGATCATCGTCGTCCGCATGGGAAGCTGGCCCTCGCCGCTCGGCATCAGCTTCGTCGTCGATCTGTTCGGCTCGATCATGGTCGTGCTCGCCGCCATCACCGGCGCGGCAACCGCCATCTACTCGGTCCGCGGCATCGACAAGCGGCGACAGTCGTTCCTCTACTTTCCACTGCTCCATATCCTGCTGATGGGCGTCTGCGGCGCATTCCTCACGGGCGACATCTTCAATCTCTACGTCTGGTTCGAGGTACTCCTGATGTCCTCGTTCGTGCTCCTCGCGCTCGGCAACGAACGCGACCAGCTCGAGGGCGCAATCAAATATGTCACCATCAACCTCATGTCCTCCGCACTCTTCCTCACGTCGATCGGCATCCTCTACGGAACCTTCGGCACCCTGGACATGGCCGATCTCTCTCGCAAGATCGCCGCCACGCAGAACACCGGCATCGTCACCACGCTCTCGATGCTCTTCCTCATCGCCTTCGGCATCAAGGCCGCGATCTTCCCCCTCTTCTTTTGGCTCCCCGCCTCGTACCACACACCCCCCTTCGCCGTCTCCGCCATCTTCGCGGGATTGCTCACGAAGGTCGGCGTCTACGCGATCATCAGAGTCTTCACGCTGCTCTTCCCCATCGATCCGGGCTTCACGCGCCCGCTCATGCTCTTTCTCGCGGCCATGACGATGCTCACCGGGGTTCTCGGCGCAGCCGCACAGATGGAGTTCCGGCGCGTCCTCTCCTTCCACATCATCAGCCAGATCGGCTACATGCTCCTGGGGCTCGCGCTCGCGACGCCCCTCGCGCTCGCCGGCTCGGTCTTCTACATCATGCACCACATCATCGTCAAAGCTAATCTCTTCTTCATCGCGGGGCTGGCCGAGCGTATCCGCGGCACCTCCGACCTCAAAGCGATCGGCCCCGTCAGCGTCTACGCGCGGTCCCCGCTGGTCGCGATCCTCTTCTTCATTCCGGCCATGTCGCTGGCGGGCATCCCGCCGCTCTCCGGGTTCTTCGCAAAGCTGGTGCTCATCCGTGCCGGGCTCGAGATCGGCGAGTGGGCGATCATCGCCGTCGCCCTCGTCGTGAGCATCCTCACGCTGTACTCGATGACGAAGATCTGGGCCGAGGCCTTCTGGAAAGGGCCCGCTCGGCGCGAGGACGAGGCCGAGAGCGTCACAAAGGACGCCGTGCCCCCCTCGATGCTGCTCCCCGTTGCAACGCTCGCGGCAATCACAGTCGCCGTCGGCCTCTTCGCGGGGCCGATCTTTGACATCGCGAGCCGCGCCGCCGCCCAGTTGCTCGACAAAGAGGGGTACGTCCGCGCGGTGCTGGGCGACGACGCGATGCAAGCGGAGGGATCGCCATGA
- a CDS encoding Na+/H+ antiporter subunit E: MSLLAANLILAVLWGLTTENFSVMNLTIGYLVSLGILVFVRRALGDSHYFRDISEVLALVWFFLKELVIANIRMAKYTLSPLDRLRPGIIAVPMDFMTDAEITLLANLITLTPGTLSIDVSKDKRTLFVHVMDITSAQAVRDEIKQGFEARVLRAAR, from the coding sequence ATGAGTCTCCTCGCCGCGAACCTGATCCTGGCCGTTCTCTGGGGCCTGACCACGGAGAACTTCTCCGTGATGAACCTGACGATCGGGTATCTCGTCTCGCTGGGAATCCTGGTCTTTGTCCGGCGCGCGCTGGGCGATTCCCATTACTTCCGCGATATCAGCGAGGTGCTCGCGCTCGTCTGGTTCTTCCTGAAGGAACTGGTGATCGCCAACATCCGCATGGCCAAGTACACCCTCTCGCCGCTCGACCGGCTGAGGCCCGGCATCATCGCGGTGCCGATGGACTTCATGACCGACGCCGAGATCACGCTGCTGGCGAACCTGATCACGCTCACGCCGGGTACGCTCTCGATCGACGTCTCGAAAGACAAGCGGACGCTCTTCGTCCATGTCATGGACATCACCTCCGCCCAGGCGGTGCGCGACGAGATCAAGCAGGGCTTCGAGGCCCGTGTGCTGAGGGCCGCACGATGA
- the mnhG gene encoding monovalent cation/H(+) antiporter subunit G encodes MKDIIVSLMLWAGAAFTLLGALGTLRMPDLYTRLQASTKAGTLGVTCIMVAAAIHFMELAVAVRALLVVAFLFLTAPVAAHIIARAAHYIRVPLWDRNVIDELGDTRRKPLAPSSPPEPGVPGHGPGSTR; translated from the coding sequence ATGAAGGACATCATCGTCTCCCTCATGCTCTGGGCCGGCGCGGCGTTCACACTCCTCGGTGCGCTCGGCACCCTCCGCATGCCCGACCTCTACACACGCCTCCAGGCCTCGACAAAGGCGGGAACGCTCGGCGTGACCTGCATCATGGTCGCCGCGGCGATCCACTTCATGGAACTCGCCGTCGCCGTTCGCGCACTCCTCGTCGTCGCATTCCTCTTCCTCACCGCGCCCGTCGCCGCCCACATCATCGCCCGTGCGGCACACTACATCCGCGTCCCGCTCTGGGACAGAAACGTCATCGACGAACTCGGCGACACACGCCGCAAACCACTCGCGCCGAGCTCACCGCCCGAGCCCGGAGTGCCCGGGCACGGACCGGGATCAACCCGCTGA
- a CDS encoding AAA family ATPase translates to MRTDRLTTAAQQALADAQSGAMGRSHAEVNGLHVLAALVEDKAGPARSILEKAGVRADRVAQVVEAELSRQPTVSSNAGAAGRAIMEILARSEQESKKFGDAYVSVEHLLIALATVGGPAKELLGVVGVKPASIEQAIRQIREQSGVQNVNDPGAEGSFEALKKYAIDLTEKAQQGKLDPVIGRDEEIRRTMQVLSRRTKNNPVLIGEPGVGKTAIAEGLALRIVNGDCPEGMRDKRIMALDVGQLLAGAKFRGEFEERLKGVLREVQASGGQVILFIDELHTIIGAGAAEGAVSAGNLLKPALARGELRCIGATTLDEYRKHVEKDPAFERRFQPIFVDQPSVEETVAILRGLKSRYETHHGVKIQDGAILAAAQLSHRYIADRFLPDKAIDLIDEAASRLRIENDSMPTELDELRRRIMQLELEREALKLEGGTGFQSIGKRGKDTALESGATKGTPNRELERIERELAELQEKNRALTARWEEEKKDLDAVKTIRSTIEQKQTELEQAQRRGELERAARIRYGEIPDLEKRIAQTEEAHAARRAGGTALVTEEVDAEQIAEVVAKWTGIPVSKLIESEREKLAKMEEHLAQRVVGQDEALKAVSNAVRRSRAGLGDPNRPIGSFLFLGPTGVGKTETCKALASFLFDTEEAMVRVDMSEYMEKHSVSRLIGAPPGYVGYDEGGALTEAVRRRPYCVVLLDEIEKAHPDVFNVLLQVLEDGRLTDGQGRTVDFKNTIVVMTSNYGSAQIQELASTGAEDWEIEAAIREMLKRGPAGMAAEEFAKAAGLPPRVTEVMSKAATTMSGGLMRPELLNRIDEVVVFHQLKRDQVAAIVDIQLERLHKRLAERDMSLELTMEAKQHLGAEGWDPAFGARPLKRTIQQRIENTLATRILNGEFGPGDSIFCDYRGGTFVFEKK, encoded by the coding sequence ATGCGCACCGACCGTCTGACAACCGCCGCCCAGCAGGCCCTCGCGGACGCACAATCCGGCGCGATGGGTCGTTCTCACGCTGAGGTAAACGGGCTTCACGTGCTTGCGGCCCTGGTCGAGGACAAGGCCGGGCCGGCGCGGTCCATCCTTGAGAAGGCGGGCGTGCGGGCCGACCGTGTGGCTCAGGTGGTTGAGGCGGAGCTCTCTCGGCAACCGACGGTCTCGAGCAATGCGGGAGCCGCGGGGCGAGCGATCATGGAGATCCTCGCGAGGTCGGAGCAGGAGAGCAAGAAGTTCGGCGATGCGTATGTGTCTGTCGAGCACCTCCTGATCGCACTGGCGACGGTGGGCGGTCCGGCGAAGGAGTTGCTCGGCGTTGTCGGCGTGAAGCCGGCGTCGATCGAGCAGGCGATCAGGCAGATCCGTGAACAATCGGGAGTGCAGAACGTGAACGATCCCGGGGCCGAGGGCTCTTTCGAGGCGCTGAAGAAGTACGCGATCGACCTGACGGAGAAGGCGCAGCAGGGGAAGCTGGACCCTGTCATCGGGCGCGATGAAGAGATCCGTCGGACGATGCAGGTACTCAGTCGGCGGACCAAGAACAACCCCGTGCTGATCGGCGAACCGGGCGTCGGCAAGACCGCGATCGCTGAGGGGTTGGCGCTGCGGATTGTCAATGGCGATTGCCCGGAGGGCATGCGCGACAAGCGGATCATGGCGCTGGATGTCGGGCAGTTGCTGGCGGGCGCGAAGTTTCGCGGCGAGTTTGAGGAGCGGCTGAAGGGTGTGCTGCGCGAGGTGCAGGCCTCGGGTGGGCAGGTGATCCTCTTTATCGATGAGCTTCACACCATCATCGGCGCGGGTGCCGCGGAGGGCGCGGTGAGCGCCGGGAATCTGCTGAAGCCCGCGCTCGCGCGGGGTGAGTTGCGGTGCATCGGCGCGACCACGCTGGATGAGTATCGCAAGCACGTCGAGAAGGATCCGGCGTTTGAGCGGCGCTTCCAGCCGATCTTTGTTGATCAGCCGAGTGTGGAGGAGACGGTCGCGATCCTGAGAGGATTGAAGTCGCGGTACGAGACGCACCACGGCGTGAAGATCCAGGACGGGGCGATCCTCGCGGCGGCTCAGCTCAGCCACCGGTACATCGCGGATCGGTTTCTGCCCGACAAGGCGATCGACCTGATCGATGAGGCGGCGAGCCGCCTCCGCATCGAGAACGACTCGATGCCGACGGAACTCGACGAGCTGCGGCGTCGGATCATGCAGTTGGAGCTCGAGCGCGAGGCGCTGAAGCTTGAGGGTGGCACTGGTTTCCAGAGCATTGGAAAGCGAGGCAAGGACACCGCTCTGGAGAGCGGTGCCACCAAAGGCACACCAAACAGAGAGCTTGAGCGCATCGAGCGTGAGTTGGCGGAGCTTCAGGAGAAGAACCGTGCTCTGACGGCGCGATGGGAAGAGGAGAAGAAGGATCTCGACGCCGTCAAGACCATCCGCTCGACGATCGAGCAGAAGCAGACGGAGCTGGAGCAGGCGCAGCGTCGGGGCGAGTTGGAGCGTGCGGCACGCATCCGCTATGGCGAGATCCCCGACCTTGAGAAGCGGATCGCTCAGACGGAGGAGGCGCACGCCGCACGGCGCGCGGGGGGCACGGCGCTTGTGACCGAAGAGGTGGATGCCGAGCAGATCGCGGAGGTTGTCGCGAAGTGGACCGGCATCCCGGTGAGCAAGCTGATCGAGAGCGAGCGCGAGAAGCTCGCGAAGATGGAGGAGCATCTGGCGCAACGCGTCGTCGGGCAGGATGAGGCGCTGAAGGCCGTGTCGAACGCGGTGCGTCGCTCGCGGGCGGGGCTTGGCGATCCGAACCGACCGATCGGTTCGTTCCTGTTCCTCGGGCCGACGGGGGTCGGGAAGACCGAGACGTGCAAGGCGCTCGCGTCGTTCCTCTTCGACACCGAGGAGGCGATGGTCCGCGTTGATATGTCCGAGTACATGGAGAAGCACTCGGTGTCGCGCCTCATCGGCGCGCCCCCCGGCTATGTCGGGTACGACGAGGGCGGCGCGTTGACGGAGGCGGTTCGCCGGCGGCCGTACTGCGTGGTGCTGCTCGACGAGATCGAGAAAGCCCATCCGGATGTCTTCAATGTGTTGCTGCAGGTTCTGGAGGATGGACGCCTCACCGACGGACAGGGGCGGACTGTTGACTTCAAGAACACGATCGTGGTGATGACGAGCAACTACGGCTCGGCGCAGATCCAGGAACTCGCATCCACGGGCGCGGAGGACTGGGAGATCGAGGCCGCGATCCGAGAGATGCTCAAGCGTGGTCCGGCGGGGATGGCGGCAGAGGAGTTCGCGAAAGCCGCGGGGTTGCCGCCGAGGGTGACGGAGGTGATGAGCAAGGCGGCGACGACGATGTCGGGCGGGCTGATGAGGCCCGAGCTCTTGAATCGCATCGACGAGGTGGTTGTCTTCCATCAGTTGAAGCGCGATCAGGTCGCGGCGATCGTGGACATCCAGCTCGAGCGTCTGCACAAGCGGCTCGCCGAGCGCGACATGTCGCTGGAGCTCACCATGGAGGCCAAGCAGCACCTGGGCGCCGAGGGGTGGGACCCCGCGTTCGGCGCACGCCCGCTGAAGCGGACCATCCAGCAGCGGATCGAGAACACGCTGGCGACGCGCATCCTGAACGGCGAGTTCGGGCCGGGCGATTCCATCTTCTGCGATTATCGTGGCGGAACGTTCGTGTTCGAGAAGAAGTGA
- a CDS encoding amidohydrolase encodes MSTTSTASGIGSTSLTTETLRQMIRRELPELTAIRHDLHTHPEVGFEERRTSQVVQRELSKLGIAFKANVGGPEPGTGTGVIGVIPRAGTAALESGATKNEAIGLRADMDALPIFEETGKPYASKSPGTMHACGHDGHTTILLGAARVLSKLHDRPRTVRLVFQPAEEGGAGGEKMCRDGAIDGAIEGAGPAGVEPISRMFGLHGWPQMPVGAISTRPGPLLASTDDFEATIEGVQAHGAFPHLGADSILAAAQAIVSLQQIVSRNVSPFEPVVVTTGQVRAGSANNVIPRVAIFSGTVRTLTREMREKCRGRLIEIIETTARAYGCAARVRWTEGYPATVNDASLAARVLEMARGAFGAERVSVTPSPTMGGEDFAYYGQHVPTCFYLLGLCPPGADPLRVPQLHQATFDFNDEAIEAGVEMMVRLALEG; translated from the coding sequence ATGAGCACAACATCGACGGCTTCCGGCATCGGCTCCACATCCCTCACCACCGAGACGCTCCGCCAGATGATCCGGCGTGAGTTGCCGGAACTCACGGCGATCCGCCACGACCTGCACACGCACCCCGAGGTCGGGTTCGAGGAACGCCGCACGAGCCAGGTTGTCCAGCGAGAACTGTCGAAGCTCGGCATCGCGTTCAAGGCCAACGTGGGCGGCCCGGAGCCGGGCACCGGCACGGGTGTGATCGGTGTGATTCCTCGGGCGGGCACCGCTGCTCTGGAGAGCGGTGCCACAAAGAACGAGGCGATCGGCCTGCGCGCTGACATGGATGCGCTGCCGATCTTTGAGGAGACGGGGAAGCCATACGCATCGAAGTCGCCGGGCACGATGCACGCGTGCGGACACGACGGGCACACGACGATTCTGCTGGGTGCGGCGCGTGTGCTCAGCAAGCTCCACGATCGTCCGCGGACCGTTCGGCTGGTCTTCCAGCCGGCGGAGGAGGGCGGCGCGGGGGGCGAGAAGATGTGCCGCGACGGTGCGATCGATGGGGCGATTGAGGGTGCCGGCCCCGCCGGGGTGGAGCCGATCTCTCGGATGTTCGGGCTGCACGGGTGGCCTCAGATGCCGGTTGGGGCGATCTCGACGAGGCCCGGCCCGCTGCTGGCATCGACGGACGATTTCGAGGCGACGATCGAGGGCGTGCAGGCGCACGGGGCGTTCCCGCACCTGGGCGCGGACTCGATTCTCGCGGCGGCGCAGGCGATCGTGAGTCTGCAGCAGATCGTGTCGCGGAACGTCTCTCCGTTCGAGCCGGTGGTGGTGACGACGGGGCAGGTGCGGGCGGGATCGGCGAACAACGTGATCCCGCGGGTGGCGATCTTCAGCGGGACGGTGCGGACGCTGACGAGGGAGATGCGTGAGAAGTGCCGCGGCAGGTTGATTGAGATCATCGAGACGACCGCGAGGGCGTATGGGTGCGCTGCGCGGGTGCGTTGGACGGAGGGGTATCCTGCGACGGTGAACGATGCGTCTCTGGCGGCGCGTGTGCTTGAGATGGCGCGGGGGGCGTTCGGGGCGGAGCGTGTGAGCGTGACGCCGTCGCCGACGATGGGTGGCGAGGACTTTGCGTACTACGGGCAGCACGTGCCGACGTGCTTCTATCTGCTCGGGTTGTGCCCGCCCGGCGCGGACCCGCTGAGGGTGCCGCAGTTGCACCAGGCGACGTTCGATTTCAATGATGAGGCGATCGAGGCGGGCGTGGAGATGATGGTGAGGTTGGCGCTGGAGGGTTAA